One part of the Helicoverpa armigera isolate CAAS_96S chromosome 3, ASM3070526v1, whole genome shotgun sequence genome encodes these proteins:
- the LOC110375135 gene encoding major facilitator superfamily domain-containing protein 12 isoform X4 — translation MRLLRYIIHCGSFKRKWWRVSQHLLFGLGHVYNDLCAAMWFSYMMLFFQAVLDMRAVVAGAMLLLGQVIDALATPVVGVLADRFGSLKAWHLTGCVLVTCTFPLLFVRCWGCWVTDDPDYLQWWMPIYYGVLIVVFQIGWAVVQISHLAMIPAISDNLQVRADLTSIRYMASVTSSLAVYLITWVVLRASNYSTFIGPMDDYKFRDVSLIISSIGILSFLLFQIFFKLKSKKEAKANGHAVNNGTATLPNEENGTLEVAKSKIMYFLRMPLLYQTSLLYVFSRLYWALSLVYVPLFLEERLVFNPSAGSELVASVPLVLYISSFFFSLLLKSRINRFGNQMAYLIGSLLSLLSCLWIALAIDPHASIVQIYMVATLIGAGSSITLVSSLCVTADLIGPHSHQGAAIYSIVTFADKLVTGIAVVAIENYKCEDETECPQYYRGVLTYACGGSAVLGMISLSFAKFLPKLKTTTEL, via the exons TGGGTCGTTCAAGAGAAAATGGTGGCGAGTCAGTCAGCACCTACTTTTTGGCCTAGGCCATGTTTACAACGACCTGTGTGCAGCCATGTGGTTCTCCTACATGATGCTGTTCTTCCAAGCTGTGCTGGATATGAGAGCCGTGGTAGCTGGTGCTATGCTCCTCTTAG GACAAGTCATCGACGCGTTAGCTACTCCAGTTGTGGGCGTGTTAGCTGACAGATTCGGGAGCCTGAAGGCTTGGCATTTAACTG GTTGCGTGCTAGTGACGTGCACATTTCCCCTGCTGTTCGTGAGATGTTGGGGTTGCTGGGTGACGGACGACCCCGACTATCTGCAGTGGTGGATGCCGATCTACTATGGGGTCCTCATCGTGGTCTTCCAGATCGGCTGGGCCGTTGTACAGATATCTCACCTAGCAATGATCCCTGCTATATCAGACAACCTTCAAGTACGCGCCGATTTAACTTCTATCAG ATATATGGCATCAGTGACGTCAAGCTTGGCTGTGTACCTTATAACGTGGGTTGTACTGAGAGCGAGCAACTACAGCACTTTCATCGGACCCATGGATGACTACAAATTCAGG GATGTGTCACTTATAATTTCTAGCATCGGTATATTATCATTTCTGCTATTCCAAATATTCTTCAAATTAAAATCGAAAAAAGAAGCTAAAGCGAACGGTCACGCAGTGAATAATGGAACGGCTACATTACCAAACGAAGAAAATGGAACCCTCGAAGTGGCCAAGTCGAAGATTATGTATTTTCTACGCATGCCCCTGTTATATCAAACTAGTTTATT aTACGTATTTTCCCGGTTATACTGGGCTCTGAGTCTAGTCTACGTACCACTGTTCCTGGAAGAGCGACTGGTCTTCAACCCAAGTGCTGGGTCAGAATTGGTGGCCAGTGTTCCTCTAGTCCTATACATATCTTCATTTTTCTTCTCATTACTACTGAAGAGTAGAATAAATAGATTTGGGAACCAG ATGGCGTATCTAATAGGAAGTTTATTAAGTCTGTTAAGCTGTCTTTGGATAGCACTAGCTATAGATCCACATGCTAGTATAGTACAAATATACATGGTCGCTACATTAATTG GTGCGGGTAGTTCAATAACGCTGGTGTCCAGTCTGTGCGTGACTGCAGACCTGATCGGGCCGCATTCCCACCAGGGTGCTGCAATCTACTCCATCGTCACGTTCGCTGACAAACTTGTGACGGGCATCGCTGTCGTCGCTATTGAAAAtta CAAATGTGAAGATGAAACAGAATGTCCACAATACTACAGAGGAGTCCTGACATACGCTTGTGGAGGGAGCGCAGTCCTGGGCATGATCTCTTTGTCTTTTGCTAAATTTTTGCCAAAGCTTAAAACGACTACTGAATTATAA
- the LOC110375135 gene encoding major facilitator superfamily domain-containing protein 12 isoform X2: protein MSVKYGATDVDRKTEETDKEVATEVEINLSGSFKRKWWRVSQHLLFGLGHVYNDLCAAMWFSYMMLFFQAVLDMRAVVAGAMLLLGQVIDALATPVVGVLADRFGSLKAWHLTGCVLVTCTFPLLFVRCWGCWVTDDPDYLQWWMPIYYGVLIVVFQIGWAVVQISHLAMIPAISDNLQVRADLTSIRYMASVTSSLAVYLITWVVLRASNYSTFIGPMDDYKFRDVSLIISSIGILSFLLFQIFFKLKSKKEAKANGHAVNNGTATLPNEENGTLEVAKSKIMYFLRMPLLYQTSLLYVFSRLYWALSLVYVPLFLEERLVFNPSAGSELVASVPLVLYISSFFFSLLLKSRINRFGNQMAYLIGSLLSLLSCLWIALAIDPHASIVQIYMVATLIGAGSSITLVSSLCVTADLIGPHSHQGAAIYSIVTFADKLVTGIAVVAIENYKCEDETECPQYYRGVLTYACGGSAVLGMISLSFAKFLPKLKTTTEL, encoded by the exons atgaGCGTAAAATATGGTGCAACGGATGTGGATAGAAAAACAGAAGAGACCGACAAAGAAGTAGCTACTGAAGTTGAAATTAACTTGAG TGGGTCGTTCAAGAGAAAATGGTGGCGAGTCAGTCAGCACCTACTTTTTGGCCTAGGCCATGTTTACAACGACCTGTGTGCAGCCATGTGGTTCTCCTACATGATGCTGTTCTTCCAAGCTGTGCTGGATATGAGAGCCGTGGTAGCTGGTGCTATGCTCCTCTTAG GACAAGTCATCGACGCGTTAGCTACTCCAGTTGTGGGCGTGTTAGCTGACAGATTCGGGAGCCTGAAGGCTTGGCATTTAACTG GTTGCGTGCTAGTGACGTGCACATTTCCCCTGCTGTTCGTGAGATGTTGGGGTTGCTGGGTGACGGACGACCCCGACTATCTGCAGTGGTGGATGCCGATCTACTATGGGGTCCTCATCGTGGTCTTCCAGATCGGCTGGGCCGTTGTACAGATATCTCACCTAGCAATGATCCCTGCTATATCAGACAACCTTCAAGTACGCGCCGATTTAACTTCTATCAG ATATATGGCATCAGTGACGTCAAGCTTGGCTGTGTACCTTATAACGTGGGTTGTACTGAGAGCGAGCAACTACAGCACTTTCATCGGACCCATGGATGACTACAAATTCAGG GATGTGTCACTTATAATTTCTAGCATCGGTATATTATCATTTCTGCTATTCCAAATATTCTTCAAATTAAAATCGAAAAAAGAAGCTAAAGCGAACGGTCACGCAGTGAATAATGGAACGGCTACATTACCAAACGAAGAAAATGGAACCCTCGAAGTGGCCAAGTCGAAGATTATGTATTTTCTACGCATGCCCCTGTTATATCAAACTAGTTTATT aTACGTATTTTCCCGGTTATACTGGGCTCTGAGTCTAGTCTACGTACCACTGTTCCTGGAAGAGCGACTGGTCTTCAACCCAAGTGCTGGGTCAGAATTGGTGGCCAGTGTTCCTCTAGTCCTATACATATCTTCATTTTTCTTCTCATTACTACTGAAGAGTAGAATAAATAGATTTGGGAACCAG ATGGCGTATCTAATAGGAAGTTTATTAAGTCTGTTAAGCTGTCTTTGGATAGCACTAGCTATAGATCCACATGCTAGTATAGTACAAATATACATGGTCGCTACATTAATTG GTGCGGGTAGTTCAATAACGCTGGTGTCCAGTCTGTGCGTGACTGCAGACCTGATCGGGCCGCATTCCCACCAGGGTGCTGCAATCTACTCCATCGTCACGTTCGCTGACAAACTTGTGACGGGCATCGCTGTCGTCGCTATTGAAAAtta CAAATGTGAAGATGAAACAGAATGTCCACAATACTACAGAGGAGTCCTGACATACGCTTGTGGAGGGAGCGCAGTCCTGGGCATGATCTCTTTGTCTTTTGCTAAATTTTTGCCAAAGCTTAAAACGACTACTGAATTATAA
- the LOC110375135 gene encoding major facilitator superfamily domain-containing protein 12 isoform X3, with the protein MYRITRTILSTGSFKRKWWRVSQHLLFGLGHVYNDLCAAMWFSYMMLFFQAVLDMRAVVAGAMLLLGQVIDALATPVVGVLADRFGSLKAWHLTGCVLVTCTFPLLFVRCWGCWVTDDPDYLQWWMPIYYGVLIVVFQIGWAVVQISHLAMIPAISDNLQVRADLTSIRYMASVTSSLAVYLITWVVLRASNYSTFIGPMDDYKFRDVSLIISSIGILSFLLFQIFFKLKSKKEAKANGHAVNNGTATLPNEENGTLEVAKSKIMYFLRMPLLYQTSLLYVFSRLYWALSLVYVPLFLEERLVFNPSAGSELVASVPLVLYISSFFFSLLLKSRINRFGNQMAYLIGSLLSLLSCLWIALAIDPHASIVQIYMVATLIGAGSSITLVSSLCVTADLIGPHSHQGAAIYSIVTFADKLVTGIAVVAIENYKCEDETECPQYYRGVLTYACGGSAVLGMISLSFAKFLPKLKTTTEL; encoded by the exons TGGGTCGTTCAAGAGAAAATGGTGGCGAGTCAGTCAGCACCTACTTTTTGGCCTAGGCCATGTTTACAACGACCTGTGTGCAGCCATGTGGTTCTCCTACATGATGCTGTTCTTCCAAGCTGTGCTGGATATGAGAGCCGTGGTAGCTGGTGCTATGCTCCTCTTAG GACAAGTCATCGACGCGTTAGCTACTCCAGTTGTGGGCGTGTTAGCTGACAGATTCGGGAGCCTGAAGGCTTGGCATTTAACTG GTTGCGTGCTAGTGACGTGCACATTTCCCCTGCTGTTCGTGAGATGTTGGGGTTGCTGGGTGACGGACGACCCCGACTATCTGCAGTGGTGGATGCCGATCTACTATGGGGTCCTCATCGTGGTCTTCCAGATCGGCTGGGCCGTTGTACAGATATCTCACCTAGCAATGATCCCTGCTATATCAGACAACCTTCAAGTACGCGCCGATTTAACTTCTATCAG ATATATGGCATCAGTGACGTCAAGCTTGGCTGTGTACCTTATAACGTGGGTTGTACTGAGAGCGAGCAACTACAGCACTTTCATCGGACCCATGGATGACTACAAATTCAGG GATGTGTCACTTATAATTTCTAGCATCGGTATATTATCATTTCTGCTATTCCAAATATTCTTCAAATTAAAATCGAAAAAAGAAGCTAAAGCGAACGGTCACGCAGTGAATAATGGAACGGCTACATTACCAAACGAAGAAAATGGAACCCTCGAAGTGGCCAAGTCGAAGATTATGTATTTTCTACGCATGCCCCTGTTATATCAAACTAGTTTATT aTACGTATTTTCCCGGTTATACTGGGCTCTGAGTCTAGTCTACGTACCACTGTTCCTGGAAGAGCGACTGGTCTTCAACCCAAGTGCTGGGTCAGAATTGGTGGCCAGTGTTCCTCTAGTCCTATACATATCTTCATTTTTCTTCTCATTACTACTGAAGAGTAGAATAAATAGATTTGGGAACCAG ATGGCGTATCTAATAGGAAGTTTATTAAGTCTGTTAAGCTGTCTTTGGATAGCACTAGCTATAGATCCACATGCTAGTATAGTACAAATATACATGGTCGCTACATTAATTG GTGCGGGTAGTTCAATAACGCTGGTGTCCAGTCTGTGCGTGACTGCAGACCTGATCGGGCCGCATTCCCACCAGGGTGCTGCAATCTACTCCATCGTCACGTTCGCTGACAAACTTGTGACGGGCATCGCTGTCGTCGCTATTGAAAAtta CAAATGTGAAGATGAAACAGAATGTCCACAATACTACAGAGGAGTCCTGACATACGCTTGTGGAGGGAGCGCAGTCCTGGGCATGATCTCTTTGTCTTTTGCTAAATTTTTGCCAAAGCTTAAAACGACTACTGAATTATAA